One window of the Lytechinus variegatus isolate NC3 chromosome 3, Lvar_3.0, whole genome shotgun sequence genome contains the following:
- the LOC121410802 gene encoding uncharacterized protein LOC121410802 produces MSRPRNRALTARCRSRNSTSKADIIASQKQYLRQWNDVGLKPVKGNTEYALKQTIVDHEKAINTIKEVKDKAVETLKLFFKPLEDAISDKNRKNRKSLKEKKQKIENYQNRLKSFIQQIDEGKYSSDFDKNKFVERAEQLKLDAGQLAINESVICVSGVEINMVQTEVDRFQQQIQQFLKQFNLYDMFGVEDTKQEFKARITTPPELSSSPEQSMPTISTTNLELTPHPPIHAARARSACSINRRSQVASSTTTLKSIETVEDSRSRRSDRSPLHRSLPSDATNAVNGGKVKPTISVSPQQVVANDHQKTGRRLDHPYSVDVLSNGNKVVVETDALNIIDRDSNEIVKNITLYNRDEAKATGCCDLTVLKNDSIIVCDSQRKKLLLVRPDSDEYEVFMEFKRGTVPRAIANDGEILYICLFMESGDGVLQKIDIGTKRKVGHLSFPRPPMTVSSPKYVAINSFQEILVSDALNGTMWFVDRESNVHNFTNACIPGLARPTGMCWLSPTRFVVAVQDVHHHRLLVVDIADINHIRVINTFGRRGNQPNEFNSPEGMITYQGYGHDQLLVCDLMNSRLNHIPLSYLEDSSIV; encoded by the coding sequence ATGTCAAGACCAAGGAACCGAGCGTTGACGGCTAGGTGCCGCTCTCGAAATTCAACATCGAAGGCGGATATTATTGCATCTCAGAAGCAGTATCTACGTCAATGGAATGATGTTGGACTAAAACCAGTTAAGGGTAATACAGAATACGCATTGAAACAAACAATTGTAGACCACGAGAAGGCAATCAACACCATTAAAGAAGTCAAAGATAAAGCAGTTGAgacattgaaattatttttcaaaccaCTAGAGGATGCCATCTCAGATAAAAACCGAAAGAATCGTAAGAGTTTGAAGGAAAAGAAGCAAAAGATCGAAAATTACCAAAACCGATTGAAATCCTTCATCCAGCAAATAGATGAAGGGAAATATTCTTCAGACTTTGATAAAAATAAGTTTGTCGAGAGGGCAGAGCAGTTGAAGTTGGATGCAGGTCAACTAGCCATCAACGAATCTGTTATCTGTGTATCAGGGGTTGAGATCAACATGGTGCAGACGGAGGTCGACAGGTTTCAACAACAGATCCAACAGTTCCTGAAACAGTTCAATCTGTATGACATGTTCGGAGTGGAAGACACTAAGCAGGAGTTCAAAGCTCGTATCACCACTCCTCCAGAGTTATCTTCCTCTCCTGAGCAATCTATGCCTACGATATCCACTACCAACTTGGAGCTTACTCCACATCCACCCATACATGCTGCGAGAGCAAGGAGTGCCTGTTCAATTAACCGACGTTCCCAAGTGGCATCGTCTACAACCACGCTGAAATCGATAGAAACAGTGGAAGATTCCCGTTCCAGAAGATCTGACCGGTCTCCACTTCACAGATCTTTGCCATCTGATGCAACAAATGCAGTTAATGGTGGAAAGGTTAAACCAACCATTTCTGTTTCTCCTCAACAAGTGGTTGCTAACGATCATCAAAAAACGGGGAGGAGACTAGACCATCCCTACAGCGTAGATGTACTCAGCAATGGTAACAAAGTTGTTGTAGAAACAGATGCATTGAATATCATCGACAGAGATTCAAACGAGATTGTGAAGAATATAACTTTGTACAACCGTGACGAGGCCAAGGCAACTGGGTGTTGCGACCTCACCGTCTTAAAGAATGACAGTATCATTGTATGCGATTCTCAACGAAAGAAACTGCTGCTTGTAAGACCGGACTCTGACGAGTATGAAGTTTTCATGGAGTTTAAGAGAGGAACGGTTCCGCGAGCTATTGCAAATGATGGGGAAATCCTTTATATATGTCTGTTTATGGAATCGGGGGATGGTGTCTTGCAGAAGATTGACATTGGTACGAAACGTAAGGTTGGACACTTATCATTTCCAAGACCCCCAATGACTGTATCAAGTCCAAAATATGTAGCAATCAATAGTTTTCAAGAGATCCTGGTTAGTGACGCCCTGAATGGAACCATGTGGTTCGTTGATAGGGAGAGCAATGTTCACAACTTTACCAATGCCTGCATCCCTGGCCTTGCAAGGCCTACTGGAATGTGTTGGTTGAGTCCAACTCGGTTCGTTGTAGCTGTTCAGGATGTACATCATCATCGACTTCTTGTTGTTGACATTGCTGATATCAATCACATCCGTGTCATCAATACCTTCGGACGCAGAGGCAACCAACCTAACGAGTTCAACTCTCCCGAAGGAATGATCACGTATCAGGGCTATGGTCATGATCAACTCcttgtttgtgatttgatgaattCTCGACTTAACCACATTCCCCTATCTTACCTGGAAGACTCATCAATAGTTTAA